A single genomic interval of Lynx canadensis isolate LIC74 chromosome A2, mLynCan4.pri.v2, whole genome shotgun sequence harbors:
- the R3HDM4 gene encoding R3H domain-containing protein 4 isoform X7 produces MVALENPEGGSEAAAVGSAPGGRRTLPLPGCLPALAGSQVKRLSASKRKQHFINQAVRNSDLVPKAKGRKSLQRLENTQYLLTLLETDGGTAGLDDGDLAPPAAPGIFAEACSNETYMEVWNDFMNRSGEEQERVLRYLEDEGKSKARRRGPGRGEDRRREDPAYTPRECFQRISRRLRTVLKRSRIPMETLETWEERLLRFFSVSPQAVYTAMLDNSFERLLLHAICQYMDLISASADLEGKRQMKVSNRHLDFLPPGLLLSAYLEQRS; encoded by the exons GCCCCTTCCGGGCTGCCTGCCCGCTCTAGCTGGCTCCCAGGTGAAGAGGCTGTCAGCATCCAAGCGGAAGCAACACTTCATCAACCAGGCCGTGCGGAACTCAGACCTCGTGCCCAAGGCCAAGGGGCGGAAGAGCCTTCAGCGTCTAGAGAACA CCCAGTACCTCCTAACGCTGCTGGAGACAGACGGGGGCACAGCTGGTCTGGACGATGGGGACCTGGCCCCCCCCGCAGCACCCGGCATCTTCGCAGAGGCCTGCAGCAATGAGACCTACATGGAG GTCTGGAATGACTTCATGAACCGCTCTGGGGAGGAGCAGGAACGGGTTCTCCGCTACCTGGAGGATGAGGGCAAGAGCAAGGCACGGAGGAGGGGGCCCGGCCGCGGGGAGGATCGAAGGAGAG AGGACCCAGCCTACACACCCCGAGAGTGCTTCCAGCGCATCAGCCGGCGTCTGAGAACTGTCCTCAAGCGGAGCCGCATCCCCATG GAGACTCTGGAGACCTGGGAGGAGAGGCTGCTGAggtttttctctgtgtctccccaggCCGTGTACACGGCCATGCTGGACAACAG TTTCGAGAGACTCCTGCTTCACGCCATCTGTCAGTACATGGACCTCATCTCAGCCA GTGCGGACCTGGAGGGCAAGAGGCAGATGAAAGTCAGCAACCGCCACCTGGACTTCCTGCCACCGGGGCTGCTCCTGTCCGCGTATCTGGAGCAGCGCAGCTGA
- the R3HDM4 gene encoding R3H domain-containing protein 4 isoform X2 — MGLVGLSRSTAVSPRRWHLSRRQTVPRKVLPAEGSAKALRPLPGCLPALAGSQVKRLSASKRKQHFINQAVRNSDLVPKAKGRKSLQRLENTQYLLTLLETDGGTAGLDDGDLAPPAAPGIFAEACSNETYMEVWNDFMNRSGEEQERVLRYLEDEGKSKARRRGPGRGEDRRREDPAYTPRECFQRISRRLRTVLKRSRIPMETLETWEERLLRFFSVSPQAVYTAMLDNSFERLLLHAICQYMDLISATLLHRATQVTSASPPPGACVSAFTTGVFSGHSAPGRVLTASGCAASCPELLRCGPGGQEADESQQPPPGLPATGAAPVRVSGAAQLMAAPPPPPPASPPPGLPCHSLKYLYYLEDLSLQTCSTPGGGYHSDSFPARLSQINARPWPPTPDCPGLAAPRSGTRV; from the exons GCCCCTTCCGGGCTGCCTGCCCGCTCTAGCTGGCTCCCAGGTGAAGAGGCTGTCAGCATCCAAGCGGAAGCAACACTTCATCAACCAGGCCGTGCGGAACTCAGACCTCGTGCCCAAGGCCAAGGGGCGGAAGAGCCTTCAGCGTCTAGAGAACA CCCAGTACCTCCTAACGCTGCTGGAGACAGACGGGGGCACAGCTGGTCTGGACGATGGGGACCTGGCCCCCCCCGCAGCACCCGGCATCTTCGCAGAGGCCTGCAGCAATGAGACCTACATGGAG GTCTGGAATGACTTCATGAACCGCTCTGGGGAGGAGCAGGAACGGGTTCTCCGCTACCTGGAGGATGAGGGCAAGAGCAAGGCACGGAGGAGGGGGCCCGGCCGCGGGGAGGATCGAAGGAGAG AGGACCCAGCCTACACACCCCGAGAGTGCTTCCAGCGCATCAGCCGGCGTCTGAGAACTGTCCTCAAGCGGAGCCGCATCCCCATG GAGACTCTGGAGACCTGGGAGGAGAGGCTGCTGAggtttttctctgtgtctccccaggCCGTGTACACGGCCATGCTGGACAACAG TTTCGAGAGACTCCTGCTTCACGCCATCTGTCAGTACATGGACCTCATCTCAGCCA CCCTCCTCCACCGTGCCACCCAGGTGACTTCGGCGAGTCCCCCTCCTGGGGCCTGTGTCTCCGCTTTTACCACGGGGGTGTTCTCAGGACACAGTGCCCCAGGGAGAGTCCTCACTGCCTCTGGGTGCGCCGCCTCCTGCCCGGAGTTGCTGAG GTGCGGACCTGGAGGGCAAGAGGCAGATGAAAGTCAGCAACCGCCACCTGGACTTCCTGCCACCGGGGCTGCTCCTGTCCGCGTATCTGGAGCAGCGCAGCTGAtggccgccccccctcccccgcccccggcctcccctcccccaggcctcccgTGCCATTCGCTAAAGTATCTTTATTATTTGGAGGATTTGTCCCTGCAGACGTGCTCTACCCCTGGGGGGGGCTATCACTCTGACTCCTTCCCAGCCCGCCTCTCCCAGATAAACGCGAGGCCCTGGCCCCCCACACCGGACTGTCCTGGCCTTGCAGCTCCCCGCTCCGGGACTCGAGTTTGA
- the R3HDM4 gene encoding R3H domain-containing protein 4 isoform X3, whose protein sequence is MVALENPEGGSEAAAVGSAPGGRRTLPLPGCLPALAGSQVKRLSASKRKQHFINQAVRNSDLVPKAKGRKSLQRLENTQYLLTLLETDGGTAGLDDGDLAPPAAPGIFAEACSNETYMEVWNDFMNRSGEEQERVLRYLEDEGKSKARRRGPGRGEDRRREDPAYTPRECFQRISRRLRTVLKRSRIPMETLETWEERLLRFFSVSPQAVYTAMLDNSFERLLLHAICQYMDLISATLLHRATQVTSASPPPGACVSAFTTGVFSGHSAPGRVLTASGCAASCPELLRCGPGGQEADESQQPPPGLPATGAAPVRVSGAAQLMAAPPPPPPASPPPGLPCHSLKYLYYLEDLSLQTCSTPGGGYHSDSFPARLSQINARPWPPTPDCPGLAAPRSGTRV, encoded by the exons GCCCCTTCCGGGCTGCCTGCCCGCTCTAGCTGGCTCCCAGGTGAAGAGGCTGTCAGCATCCAAGCGGAAGCAACACTTCATCAACCAGGCCGTGCGGAACTCAGACCTCGTGCCCAAGGCCAAGGGGCGGAAGAGCCTTCAGCGTCTAGAGAACA CCCAGTACCTCCTAACGCTGCTGGAGACAGACGGGGGCACAGCTGGTCTGGACGATGGGGACCTGGCCCCCCCCGCAGCACCCGGCATCTTCGCAGAGGCCTGCAGCAATGAGACCTACATGGAG GTCTGGAATGACTTCATGAACCGCTCTGGGGAGGAGCAGGAACGGGTTCTCCGCTACCTGGAGGATGAGGGCAAGAGCAAGGCACGGAGGAGGGGGCCCGGCCGCGGGGAGGATCGAAGGAGAG AGGACCCAGCCTACACACCCCGAGAGTGCTTCCAGCGCATCAGCCGGCGTCTGAGAACTGTCCTCAAGCGGAGCCGCATCCCCATG GAGACTCTGGAGACCTGGGAGGAGAGGCTGCTGAggtttttctctgtgtctccccaggCCGTGTACACGGCCATGCTGGACAACAG TTTCGAGAGACTCCTGCTTCACGCCATCTGTCAGTACATGGACCTCATCTCAGCCA CCCTCCTCCACCGTGCCACCCAGGTGACTTCGGCGAGTCCCCCTCCTGGGGCCTGTGTCTCCGCTTTTACCACGGGGGTGTTCTCAGGACACAGTGCCCCAGGGAGAGTCCTCACTGCCTCTGGGTGCGCCGCCTCCTGCCCGGAGTTGCTGAG GTGCGGACCTGGAGGGCAAGAGGCAGATGAAAGTCAGCAACCGCCACCTGGACTTCCTGCCACCGGGGCTGCTCCTGTCCGCGTATCTGGAGCAGCGCAGCTGAtggccgccccccctcccccgcccccggcctcccctcccccaggcctcccgTGCCATTCGCTAAAGTATCTTTATTATTTGGAGGATTTGTCCCTGCAGACGTGCTCTACCCCTGGGGGGGGCTATCACTCTGACTCCTTCCCAGCCCGCCTCTCCCAGATAAACGCGAGGCCCTGGCCCCCCACACCGGACTGTCCTGGCCTTGCAGCTCCCCGCTCCGGGACTCGAGTTTGA
- the R3HDM4 gene encoding R3H domain-containing protein 4 isoform X5, translated as MEVWNDFMNRSGEEQERVLRYLEDEGKSKARRRGPGRGEDRRREDPAYTPRECFQRISRRLRTVLKRSRIPMETLETWEERLLRFFSVSPQAVYTAMLDNSFERLLLHAICQYMDLISATLLHRATQVTSASPPPGACVSAFTTGVFSGHSAPGRVLTASGCAASCPELLRCGPGGQEADESQQPPPGLPATGAAPVRVSGAAQLMAAPPPPPPASPPPGLPCHSLKYLYYLEDLSLQTCSTPGGGYHSDSFPARLSQINARPWPPTPDCPGLAAPRSGTRV; from the exons ATGGAG GTCTGGAATGACTTCATGAACCGCTCTGGGGAGGAGCAGGAACGGGTTCTCCGCTACCTGGAGGATGAGGGCAAGAGCAAGGCACGGAGGAGGGGGCCCGGCCGCGGGGAGGATCGAAGGAGAG AGGACCCAGCCTACACACCCCGAGAGTGCTTCCAGCGCATCAGCCGGCGTCTGAGAACTGTCCTCAAGCGGAGCCGCATCCCCATG GAGACTCTGGAGACCTGGGAGGAGAGGCTGCTGAggtttttctctgtgtctccccaggCCGTGTACACGGCCATGCTGGACAACAG TTTCGAGAGACTCCTGCTTCACGCCATCTGTCAGTACATGGACCTCATCTCAGCCA CCCTCCTCCACCGTGCCACCCAGGTGACTTCGGCGAGTCCCCCTCCTGGGGCCTGTGTCTCCGCTTTTACCACGGGGGTGTTCTCAGGACACAGTGCCCCAGGGAGAGTCCTCACTGCCTCTGGGTGCGCCGCCTCCTGCCCGGAGTTGCTGAG GTGCGGACCTGGAGGGCAAGAGGCAGATGAAAGTCAGCAACCGCCACCTGGACTTCCTGCCACCGGGGCTGCTCCTGTCCGCGTATCTGGAGCAGCGCAGCTGAtggccgccccccctcccccgcccccggcctcccctcccccaggcctcccgTGCCATTCGCTAAAGTATCTTTATTATTTGGAGGATTTGTCCCTGCAGACGTGCTCTACCCCTGGGGGGGGCTATCACTCTGACTCCTTCCCAGCCCGCCTCTCCCAGATAAACGCGAGGCCCTGGCCCCCCACACCGGACTGTCCTGGCCTTGCAGCTCCCCGCTCCGGGACTCGAGTTTGA
- the R3HDM4 gene encoding R3H domain-containing protein 4 isoform X6: MNRSGEEQERVLRYLEDEGKSKARRRGPGRGEDRRREDPAYTPRECFQRISRRLRTVLKRSRIPMETLETWEERLLRFFSVSPQAVYTAMLDNSFERLLLHAICQYMDLISATLLHRATQVTSASPPPGACVSAFTTGVFSGHSAPGRVLTASGCAASCPELLRCGPGGQEADESQQPPPGLPATGAAPVRVSGAAQLMAAPPPPPPASPPPGLPCHSLKYLYYLEDLSLQTCSTPGGGYHSDSFPARLSQINARPWPPTPDCPGLAAPRSGTRV, from the exons ATGAACCGCTCTGGGGAGGAGCAGGAACGGGTTCTCCGCTACCTGGAGGATGAGGGCAAGAGCAAGGCACGGAGGAGGGGGCCCGGCCGCGGGGAGGATCGAAGGAGAG AGGACCCAGCCTACACACCCCGAGAGTGCTTCCAGCGCATCAGCCGGCGTCTGAGAACTGTCCTCAAGCGGAGCCGCATCCCCATG GAGACTCTGGAGACCTGGGAGGAGAGGCTGCTGAggtttttctctgtgtctccccaggCCGTGTACACGGCCATGCTGGACAACAG TTTCGAGAGACTCCTGCTTCACGCCATCTGTCAGTACATGGACCTCATCTCAGCCA CCCTCCTCCACCGTGCCACCCAGGTGACTTCGGCGAGTCCCCCTCCTGGGGCCTGTGTCTCCGCTTTTACCACGGGGGTGTTCTCAGGACACAGTGCCCCAGGGAGAGTCCTCACTGCCTCTGGGTGCGCCGCCTCCTGCCCGGAGTTGCTGAG GTGCGGACCTGGAGGGCAAGAGGCAGATGAAAGTCAGCAACCGCCACCTGGACTTCCTGCCACCGGGGCTGCTCCTGTCCGCGTATCTGGAGCAGCGCAGCTGAtggccgccccccctcccccgcccccggcctcccctcccccaggcctcccgTGCCATTCGCTAAAGTATCTTTATTATTTGGAGGATTTGTCCCTGCAGACGTGCTCTACCCCTGGGGGGGGCTATCACTCTGACTCCTTCCCAGCCCGCCTCTCCCAGATAAACGCGAGGCCCTGGCCCCCCACACCGGACTGTCCTGGCCTTGCAGCTCCCCGCTCCGGGACTCGAGTTTGA